The proteins below are encoded in one region of Mycobacterium pseudokansasii:
- a CDS encoding DUF5336 domain-containing protein, protein MTYSPGSPGYPPAQSAGSYGGATPSFAKADDGVSKLPMYLSMAVAALGLLAYLASFGPMFTVSSELGGAGSEVSGDTGLAVGLALLAALLAGVSLLPKAKSYVAIAAVVSVLGVLLMISATFNKPSAYSTGWALWVVLVFIVFEAVAAVGALLLDAGVISAPAPRPKFDAYGQYGQYGQYGQYGGQPGGYYGQPSAQQQAAPSPAQPAGYGSQYGGYSSSAGSSPSTGGFGAQQPAQSAPQPMHQGPSTPPTGFPSFGPPPPVSAGTGSQAGSAPVNYSNPAGGPQSYGQGHGQQSSSPGSAPV, encoded by the coding sequence ATGACCTACTCACCAGGTAGTCCCGGATATCCGCCCGCGCAATCGGCCGGCTCCTACGGAGGCGCCACACCGTCGTTCGCCAAGGCTGACGACGGTGTCAGCAAGCTTCCGATGTACCTGAGCATGGCGGTTGCCGCGCTCGGGCTGCTGGCGTATCTCGCGAGCTTCGGACCGATGTTCACGGTCAGTTCAGAACTCGGCGGGGCCGGCAGCGAGGTTTCCGGCGATACCGGGTTAGCCGTCGGCCTGGCTCTGCTGGCCGCACTGCTTGCCGGGGTGAGTCTGCTGCCCAAGGCCAAGAGCTACGTGGCCATCGCCGCGGTGGTCTCGGTGTTGGGCGTGTTGCTGATGATCTCGGCGACCTTCAACAAGCCAAGCGCCTATTCGACCGGCTGGGCACTGTGGGTTGTGTTGGTGTTCATCGTGTTTGAGGCGGTTGCCGCGGTTGGCGCGCTGCTGTTGGATGCGGGTGTCATCTCGGCGCCGGCGCCGCGGCCCAAATTCGATGCTTACGGCCAGTATGGCCAGTACGGCCAATACGGACAGTACGGCGGTCAGCCCGGCGGGTATTACGGTCAACCGAGCGCGCAGCAGCAGGCCGCACCCAGCCCTGCGCAGCCGGCCGGATATGGATCGCAATATGGCGGTTATTCGTCCAGCGCCGGCTCCAGCCCGTCGACCGGCGGGTTCGGCGCCCAGCAACCCGCCCAGTCGGCGCCCCAGCCGATGCACCAGGGTCCGTCCACCCCACCCACCGGCTTCCCGAGCTTCGGCCCACCGCCGCCGGTCAGTGCCGGAACGGGATCCCAGGCCGGGTCGGCTCCGGTCAACTACTCAAACCCCGCCGGGGGGCCGCAGTCTTATGGGCAGGGGCACGGCCAGCAGTCGTCGTCACCCGGTTCGGCGCCGGTCTAA
- a CDS encoding LLM class F420-dependent oxidoreductase — translation MDYGLVLFTSDRGISPAAAAKLADDHGFRTFYVPEHTHIPVKREAAHPTTGDASLPDDRYMRTLDPWVSLGAASAVTSRVRLSTAVALPVEHDPITLAKSIATLDHLSGGRVSVGVGFGWNTDELADHGVPPGRRRTMLREYLEAMRALWTQEEAAYDGEFVKFGPSWAWPKPVQPHIPILVGAAGTEKNFRWIARSADGWITTPRDVDIDEPVTLLQDTWAAAGRDGGPQIVALDFKPVPEKLAHWAELGVTEVLFGLPDRSADAVAAYVERLAGKLAAAA, via the coding sequence ATGGATTACGGGCTTGTCCTTTTCACCAGCGACCGTGGCATCTCCCCGGCCGCAGCCGCGAAACTGGCCGACGACCATGGCTTTCGCACTTTTTACGTGCCCGAACACACGCACATCCCGGTCAAGCGGGAGGCCGCCCATCCCACGACGGGCGACGCGTCGCTGCCGGACGACCGCTATATGCGCACGCTGGACCCGTGGGTGAGTCTGGGCGCGGCTTCAGCGGTCACCTCCCGGGTCCGGCTGTCAACCGCGGTTGCGCTGCCGGTGGAGCACGACCCGATCACGCTGGCCAAAAGCATTGCGACGCTGGACCATCTATCCGGAGGGCGGGTCAGCGTCGGCGTCGGATTCGGCTGGAACACCGACGAACTCGCCGACCATGGAGTGCCGCCGGGACGCCGGCGCACCATGTTGCGCGAATACCTCGAAGCGATGCGGGCGTTGTGGACCCAAGAAGAAGCCGCCTACGACGGCGAATTCGTCAAGTTCGGGCCCAGCTGGGCGTGGCCCAAGCCCGTGCAGCCACACATCCCGATACTGGTCGGCGCCGCCGGTACCGAGAAGAACTTCAGGTGGATTGCGCGTAGCGCCGACGGCTGGATCACCACGCCGCGTGATGTCGACATCGACGAGCCGGTGACGTTGCTGCAGGACACCTGGGCGGCCGCCGGCCGCGACGGGGGTCCCCAGATCGTGGCCCTGGACTTCAAACCGGTGCCCGAGAAGCTGGCGCACTGGGCCGAGTTGGGAGTGACCGAGGTGCTGTTCGGCCTGCCGGACCGCTCCGCAGATGCGGTTGCCGCCTATGTGGAGCGGCTGGCGGGCAAGCTGGCCGCCGCGGCCTAG